The DNA segment GGCTCAGAACCGAATCGACGGTTTCTTATGCCCCAGCGGGCCCGAACAGTTTTCTGTTAGCACCGCGGCAAATGAAGCCGATCTTTACACGACGCACTACTACGGAAACTCAGGCCCCATCGGTACCAACGCACAAACCAATCAGACCTACGTCCGCGACACAACTCGTGAAAATGCATCTTTTGGCGAATATGCCACAGACGGTGTTTTCCAATTACGTAGCAACCTGCGATTCGCCGACATTACCGATGGCACGACCAACACCATCGGCATGGGAGAAGTCTCTTACGAACAGTACAAGTTCTATCGGGCTTGGACTCGCGGGCTGTATTGGTACAACGGAGTCGCTTTATTGTCGACCAAAAACCACAAGTGGCCAATCAATGCCGCCAAAAATGGAGGGTTCACAATGACCTTCAACAACGGTGGATACGGATCGCAACATCCTTCGGGCGCGATGTTTGGGATGATGGATGGATCGGTCCGATTTGTCTCGGAGACGATCGACATGACGGCGTATCGCGCTGCGGCTAGTCGGGGTTCGGGTGAGGTTAAGGGACTATGAGCCAAACCATTCGTTTGAAGCATCAGCTTGTGCGATTTTTACCAGCTTTCCTGATCCCCGTTCTGTTCGCGATAAGTCTCGGCTGCGATTCTTCGGGGGTCCAGCGATACCGTTTTTCAGGCACCGTCTCCTACCAAGGGAAACCGGTCCCCCAGGGAACGATCATGCTGGAACCCGACACTTCCAAAGGGAATTCTGGAGCTGCGGGTTCCGCAGCAATTGTCGATGGACGATTCGATTCCTCTGCCAACGGCACGGGCTTCACCGGAGGCCCTCAAATAGTGAGTATCCAAGGCTTTGACGGGGTCAATCCTGAACCCGATTTCGCACCATATGGAGCTCCCATTGGAAAAGGAAAAAGCTATATCAAGCCTTTCGATTTTCCAGAAGAAGATGTCGAAATGGATTTTGAAATGGCCGACGTCATCGACGCCAAGTAGCCAAACACCAAAACCCAATCCATATTCCGACACGCCGCAACCAACAATAATCCTCGGCTCAAAGAATCGAGGATTACCATCTGAACGCGATAGCTGCTCAAACGGCTGAGGACACTCTACGCCAGCTGCTCCTCCATGCGTGCTAGCAACATCCCCGTAGAGGACACTCTATGGAAACAACGGCTGAGGACACTCTATGGACGCTAGCACTATGGCAGCTAGCAAATGATCTACTGGATTTGGTTCGCTTTCAGGTGTATTTAGATGTGCCATCTTTTTGGGACATGCAAGCAATTGGCAGGAATTGGCTCACGACATTTGCCCCTCTCCCTAACAGAGTTGCCCAATCACCCCGACAGTAGTAGGATACAAGTGTCGAGTTAACTCGCTCTTTTTTCATGCATGGGGTAGGTGAAATGTGCAATGTAAATCGAAGTGAAGTGTTCAGGGCAAAAGAGGTAAACGTCTATCATGCGATGAATCGCACATCACGTGGCATTTATCTGTTCGGAATCGACTTGAATTCCAAACGTGACTATCGGGATCGGCGAGTCTGGTATCGAGACCGGATGGCGTTGCTTGCTCGCTTCTTTTGTATTGATGTTTTGGCTTACAGCATCCTGTCGAATCATTGGCATGCCATCCTTCGGAATCGACCTGACCTGGCGGCCAAACTGACGCCACGTGAGATCGCTATTCGCTGGCTTTCAGTTACGTCGCGTGCGAAGTGCCGAGCGAAAAACGGCGGGAAGATTACCGAGTCGGAAATCGCTAAGATCGTCAACGATCCCGAGGTTGTCGAAGAGTACCGTGAACGGTTGTCGAATATCTCATGGTTTGTTCGGCAGATGTGTCAAACGCTTTCCAGACGCTGCAACAAAGAAGACGGAGTTACCGGACGTCTTTTCGGTAACCGCTTTAAATTGAATCGTTTGCCAACTGAAGAGGAGATTTTGGCGGGGATGCTGTACGTCGACTTGAACCCGATACGCGCCGGCTTGGCCGAAGCCTTAGACGACTTTGCCGAAGTGTCGATCAGCGAACGACTGAAAACCCTTGAAGGTAAAACCGCCGATCTCGAATCATGGCTAGCACCGCTGGAGCTAGAAGGAGAAGTCGATGGCCAGCAAGTTGTGGTCGCGAACAAGCTAACGACTGCTCAGATCGAAGAGCAAGTTCGCAAACGTGAAGCCTTAAGCGAGCGTCTCGGTTGCGTCCCGATGAAACTAAAAGCCTACGAGGAATTGCTTTGGCACCTGGCCATCCAGTCCCGGCCAGAACTTCAGGCCTCCGATCGACTACCGGCGCGCATGTTCCGAAGTCTAATAGAGCTAGATGGGACCGCCGTGAACGTTGAAGAGTTAGCCGAGCGACACGCACAAATGGGGCATCGCTACGCATCGCCGGTCGACCTGCAAACCCGCACCGCGATCTACCAACGTCAAATCGCCGACCAGGAAACCGTCCCAATCGACAATACATGGTCGATAGTCTGACCTAATCCCCGGTCGCCGAGTCCAAGTAGCGTCTCAAAAGTCAAGAAATGGGCCTTTGATCGCTACCGGTACACCCATAGCCCCAAAAAACGGCCTCAACAGGTAGTTAATCGGTCAAAATCTCTGTAACAAAGTGCCCACATTCATCAAAAAAACAAACATCAAAGCCAGCACACCCCCCCAACCATAGAGTGTCCTCGGACTAACTCGGACTAATCTCCCCCGACCATAGAGTGTCCTGGAAAGGTGATAGAGTGTCCTGGAAAGGGGTGGGTACCAACGACAATCCTCGACTCTTTGAGCCGAGGA comes from the Roseimaritima multifibrata genome and includes:
- a CDS encoding DUF1559 domain-containing protein, with the translated sequence MCSKQTSRISRRGFTLVELLVVIAIIGVLVGLLLPAVQAAREAARRMQCSNNMKQLGLALHNYHDVNKRFPPCSIDGGGKIGILVRLLPFMEQQNLFEQVRYDGNYVQNLPMAQNRIDGFLCPSGPEQFSVSTAANEADLYTTHYYGNSGPIGTNAQTNQTYVRDTTRENASFGEYATDGVFQLRSNLRFADITDGTTNTIGMGEVSYEQYKFYRAWTRGLYWYNGVALLSTKNHKWPINAAKNGGFTMTFNNGGYGSQHPSGAMFGMMDGSVRFVSETIDMTAYRAAASRGSGEVKGL